The Plasmodium malariae genome assembly, chromosome: 3 genome window below encodes:
- the PmUG01_03025000 gene encoding conserved Plasmodium protein, unknown function: MCFSQNIFNNSGDYLIELNELREYKRLATQKIKKYESCVYSYKNQIRNLKKNSLQGPAINLQLINVFVNAICDIVEHLCADINKPVLSALPLIHTILNSTPVRDKKIFQCSKLIHITLNRINGVNIIDGGESITHKSEDKIDHNENIIDSKENVVEEKVGKNYEFIFSHKIQDLEWLASDTNDKGWLAIGDRWELCKRDLKWLCVKTNNRSWLLYRHLWENSSNDLKYISVLFDDKKWLQLYNVWKFVPLSIKFKAISCKDPSICKPSLSEFILNDDDIYKNSILELTSDILKMPSLRSDYLKCHLNDKSSKYLWGNDKNTAYMDKTWTSGNDFLSSYANNNRKENNLKQSVETYNMCEFIKGNNQEGEGGLLGESVFKSIRYEQRTEKGSGDCNYRGYCSGDSNANGNDDNDLTDKFVNAKTDEKGRGRITSIVEKHHLKNVLTNMSKSFLKNQKKEDVVPIKKNVNILIKSPIKYEGKQIEKNKLPIIREKRKNINILINDTKNYYINDQHSETLRERNIRSKFFSPKECFSSDFLLKQIHENEIHKNIVDEGNRVVKSKTHKHIIKKIDLHTSNTNKESYSKQIKVTGESQKVQGNLTPTPGKEQRDSDIAQKYMHMLAEDTGRITSRCSALGLLQRTRGDASDDALFVAPSGALNGDGDKEMTLPMRNLSKRDGNKLGKVLAAFKKVLSPPDSSNDINMKTKEVHTQNAQTKKSKNSNMYTNQMKNIPKETYKENKNGRVFHNHPGELKKMKSSIMKKLLKIKEQHTKINPLILKKSISKEYILNIRGNINSDTNEQTTGILNKNDKPYITKTINKVDIVDCTQRTITSNEARSTFKTGEEKLSKHALVNNEAEIEAETEAEIEAEIEAEIEAEIEAETEAEIEAETEAEIEAEIEAEMTVNPLQGPHGKVTDYFSGLLNALNLGIPKRIDEESDESVNHNAKQLQGEDVEVSEEEFKFPREEGKEPVKGKKESMKRESNLENKEKNINRSEEKCRVLIKKSNCDDTDENGMKLKTSRMLRTTNSSKYFTNNNLKGYSIKKELMKVKKSVDDGNKLQAKSPVHVVRDSRIEIYLNGEEKEFEEKSASRSPQGSISGYSSRSSREYSNEEINKAVNEVPNERIHKVPYDVPDDEQDEALNIMIKYSNFSKAKNKLPFLQKPLLNKLIKSKHRGILQKVLESDLSDINSSRMAAEEIAKHKNASIHINLKRKASLSSLKIKPIYKV, from the exons atgtgtTTTTCAcagaacatttttaataattctgGGGACTACTTGATAGAATTGAACGAGCTAAGGGAATATAAGAGATT AGCGactcaaaaaattaaaaaatatgaaagttGTGTGTATTCTTATAAAAACCAAATACGAAATTtgaag AAAAACAGCCTTCAGGGACCGGCAATAAACTTACAGCTTATAAATGTTTTCGTTAACGCTATTTGTGATATAGTGGAACATCTATGTGCAGACATTAATAAACCAG TCTTATCTGCCCTTCCATTAATTCACACTATACTAAATTCCACCCCCGTt AgagacaaaaaaatattccagtgctcaaaattaatacatataacgTTAAACCGAATAAATGGAGTAAATATAATTGACGGTGGTGAAAGCATAACTCACAAGAGCGAAGATAAAATTGATCACAATGAAAACATAATTGACAGTAAGGAAAATGTCGTTGAGGAGAAAGtgggaaaaaattatgaatttattttttcccataAAATACAGGACTTAGAGTGGCTCGCTTCTGACACTAATGATAAGGGATGGTTAGCCATTGGTGATAGATGGGAATTGTGTAAAAGAGATTTGAAATGGTTGTgtgtaaaaacaaataacagATCATGGTTATTATATCGTCATTTGTGGGAAAATAGTTCTaatgatttaaaatatatatctgtattatttgatgataaaaaatgGCTACAACTATATAATGTATGGAAATTTGTACCACTGAGTATAAAATTTAAGGCTATTTCATGTAAAGACCCTAGTATATGTAAACCTTCCTTAAGTGAGTTTATTCTGAATGACGAtgatatttacaaaaatagtattttaGAATTAACTTCAGATATATTGAAAATGCCAAGTTTAAGGAGTGACTACTTAAAATGTCATCTTAACGATAAGAGCAGTAAGTATTTATGGGGGAATGATAAGAATACTGCTTATATGGATAAAACTTGGACTAGTGGAAATGATTTTTTAAGTTCCTatgcaaataataataggaaagaaaataatttaaagcAGTCAGTAGAAACGTATAATATGTGTGAGTTTATAAAGGGGAATAATCAAGAGGGAGAAGGTGGTCTTTTAGGCGAATCAGTTTTTAAAAGCATACGTTATGAACAACGGACTGAAAAGGGTAGTGGTGATTGCAACTATAGGGGTTACTGTAGTGGTGATAGTAATGCTAATGGTAACGATGATAATGACTTAACGGATAAATTCGTAAATGCAAAAACTGATGAAAAAGGAAGAGGCCGCATTACATCAATAGTTGAAAAACATCATTTGAAGAATGTACTAACTAATATGTCCAAgtcatttttgaaaaatcaAAAGAAGGAAGATGTTGTACcaatcaaaaaaaatgtgaacattttaataaaatcacCCATTAAATATGAAGGGAAACAGatagaaaagaataaattaccAATCATAagggaaaaaaggaagaatatCAATATTTTGATCAATGatactaaaaattattatattaatgatcAGCATAGTGAAACTTTACGCGAACGAAATATTAGAAGCAAATTTTTTAGTCCAAAAGAATGTTTTAGCTCggattttcttttaaaacaaatacatgaaaatgaaattcataaaaatattgttgaCGAAGGAAATAGGGTAGTAAAAAGCAAGacacataaacatattatcaaaaaaatagatCTCCATACGAGCAATACAAACAAAGAAAGCTATAGTAAACAGATAAAGGTAACAGGGGAAAGTCAAAAAGTGCAAGGAAACCTAACTCCTACACCTGGAAAAGAACAGAGGGACAGTGATATAGCTCAaaaatacatgcatatgttAGCGGAAGACACGGGAAGAATAACATCAAGGTGTAGTGCGTTGGGTTTGCTACAAAGAACAAGAGGAGATGCATCAGATGATGCACTGTTTGTTGCACCCTCTGGTGCACTAAACGGAGATGGAGATAAAGAAATGACCCTTCCGATGAGGAATTTATCAAAACGGGATGGAAACAAATTAGGAAAAGTTCTTGCTGCATTTAAGAAGGTATTATCCCCACCAGATAGTAGCAATGATATTAACATGAAAACAAAAGAGGTGCACACTCAAAATgcacaaacaaaaaaaagcaaaaatagcAATATGTATACAAACCAGATGAAGAATATTCCAAAAGAAACATATAAGGAGAATAAAAATGGACGTGTTTTTCACAATCACCCAGGggaactaaaaaaaatgaaatctTCAATAATGAAGAagctattaaaaataaaagaacaacATACAAAGATAAATCcacttatattaaaaaaaagcatttctaaagaatatatacttaatataaGAGGAAACATCAACTCTGATACGAATGAACAAACAACTGGTATATTGAATAAAAATGACAAAccatatataacaaaaacaataaataagGTGGACATTGTAGATTGTACCCAACGTACTATAACTTCTAATGAGGCTAGAAGCACTTTTAAGACTggagaagaaaaattaagtaaacaTGCTCTTGTAAATAATG AAGCCGAAATAGAAGCAGAAACAGAAGCCGAAATAGAAGCAGAAATAGAAGCCGAAATAGAAGCAGAAATAGAAGCAGAAACAGAAGCAGAAATAGAAGCAGAAACAGAAGCAGAAATAGAAGCAGAAATAGAAGCAGAAATGACAGTTAACCCATTACAG GGTCCTCATGGTAAGGTAACAGATTATTTCTCTGGTTTACTTAACGCGTTAAATTTGGGAATTCCTAAAAGAATTGATGAAGAATCAGATGAAAGTGTTAATCATAATGCAAAACAGTTACAGGGGGAAGATGTCGAGGTATCAGAAGAAGAATTCAAGTTCCCACGGGAAGAAGGTAAGGAACCAGttaagggaaaaaaagagTCTATGAAAAGAGAAtcaaatttagaaaataaggaaaaaaatataaataggaGTGAGGAAAAATGTAGGGtacttataaaaaagagtaaCTGTGATGATACGGATGAAAATGGAATGAAACTAAAAACTAGCAGGATGTTAAGAACCACAAATTCCAGTAAGTATTTTACAAACAATAACTTAAAAGgatattcaataaaaaaggaattaatgAAAGTTAAGAAGTCTGTTGATGATGGTAATAAATTACAAGCAAAATCGCCTGTGCATGTAGTGAGGGATAGCAGGATCGAAATTTACCTAAACGGGGAAGAAAAAGAGTTTGAGGAGAAATCTGCAAGCAGGTCACCACAAGGATCGATTAGCGGGTATTCAAGTAGATCTTCAAGAGAATATTCAAATGAAGAGATTAATAAAGCGGTAAATGAAGTACCGAATGAAAGGATACATAAAGTGCCATATGATGTGCCGGATGACGAACAAGATGAAGCACTGAATATTATGATTAAATATTCAAACTTTAGCAAAGCAAAGAATAAATTaccatttttacaaaaaccTTTACTGAATAAACTTATAAAAAGTAAGCATCGTGGTATTCTGCAAAAAGTACTAGAATCCGATTTATCAGATATAAATTCTTCAAGAATGGCGGCTGAAGAAATAGCCAAACACAAAAATGCTTCGATTCATATTAATCTAAAGAGAAAAGCGTCTCTAtcatctttaaaaataaagccCATATATAAAGTTTGA
- the PmUG01_03025100 gene encoding conserved Plasmodium protein, unknown function produces MINHLRRKIFFSSYLLPYKFLKQKCLNRKRRLFLCSSSQKDHCNLKGRSALDYSSECVFYMNNKKKDMYNITTYSGNYKNCRELFKGRERESEKANERERANDSEREKKKVKEYMYYPESNSFPYATVCIILGMIGISSFFKILIYNLKDCENEESIIFQVDKILAYLDNYFIIHNFEEKEGKEEEYDKKINNKNDLINIKYITSQFFTNENILQCAVQLSTFFLASRFLEKKLGSLKYFSLFLCGSFLSNIITFYFFKYIKKVQLLNFVDFVLIHPSGSMAFICALCSLCFKNCSVWKNIPIHCSILIVPYLFSSFYGLLLLYKIKGNSTDDTKYGTGGIKNDLSGYAKDGLLEHSEFALESKSPQSSRRINNSRTNEMTDEKYDNEKKQGNDFIYGRHNYNNEYLYNKYNVHNNQNEALNTLKNFLTIKACDSVMKKRKKENMFLNKKIQNLKKKALENLNEISNKSHKLFFGLSSSFTDIFGIILATAVFFLKFLK; encoded by the coding sequence atgattaatcatttgagaagaaaaatatttttcagtAGTTACTTATTAccttataaatttttaaagcaAAAATGTCTTAACAGGAAAAGACGTTTATTTTTGTGTAGCTCCTCACAAAAAGATCATTGTAATTTAAAAGGAAGAAGTGCGTTGGATTATTCTTCTGAATgtgttttttatatgaataataagaaaaaggatATGTACAATATAACAACTTACAGCggtaattataaaaattgcaGAGAATTGTTCAAAGGAAGAGAAAGAGAAAGTGAAAAAGCAAATGAGAGAGAAAGAGCAAATGATAgtgaaagagaaaaaaaaaaggttaaagaatatatgtaCTACCCAGAAAGCAACTCCTTTCCGTATGCGACGGTCTGCATTATTTTAGGGATGATAGGAATTTCAtctttctttaaaattttgatttACAACTTGAAAGATTGTGAAAATGAAGAGAGTATAATATTTCAAGTAGATAAAATATTAGCCTATTTAGAtaactattttattattcataattttgaagaaaaagaaggaaaagaagaagaatatgataaaaagataaataataaaaatgacttgattaatataaagtatataacatcccaattttttacaaacgaaaatatattacaatgcGCAGTGCAGCTGTCCACCTTTTTTTTAGCTTCTCgttttcttgaaaaaaaactTGGTTctctaaaatatttttctttatttttatgtggTTCATTCCTTTccaatattattactttttatttttttaaatacattaaGAAAGtacaattattaaatttcGTAGATTTTGTGCTTATACATCCTTCTGGCTCAATGGCCTTCATATGCGCCCTTTGCTCCTTATGTTTCAAAAATTGTTCTGTTTGGAAAAATATACCTATACACTGTTCCATCTTGATTGTACCCTATTTGTTTTCAAGCTTCTATGGACTCTTATTattgtataaaattaaaggGAATTCTACAGATGATACGAAATATGGAACAGGtggtataaaaaatgatttaagTGGTTACGCAAAGGACGGCCTTCTGGAGCATTCAGAGTTCGCTTTAGAAAGTAAGTCACCACAGAGCAGCAGACGGATAAATAATAGTCGTACTAACGAAATGACggatgaaaaatatgataatgaaaaaaaacaaggaAATGACTTCATATATGGTAgacataattataataacgaatatctatataataaGTACAATGTTCATAACAACCAAAATGAAGCTTTAAACACACTAAAGAATTTTCTAACCATTAAAGCTTGTGACTCAGTAAtgaagaagagaaaaaaagaaaacatgtttttaaataaaaaaatacaaaatctaaaaaaaaaagcacttGAGAATCTTAACGAAATAAGTAATAAATCGCACAAACTATTTTTTGGtctttcttcttcttttactGATATATTTGGCATAATTTTAGCCACCGcagtttttttcttaaaatttttgaagtga
- the PmUG01_03025200 gene encoding conserved Plasmodium protein, unknown function encodes MKESIKILYIHGFHAFGESKKKKLIEKAVGKKNLMIAGINQKRSISSFLIFLLFVVCVMLFNIYVSYQFSDLIFFVTTIILSVIIIIVIYFIGSHLILYYIMKKSIKQAEQKVLMYDPDVVVGIYFGAVVAMNLNYRNGKKPLILVSPSVKTFQKFTHNLETDLSTFPYVIIVNGSKDTTTPMSVCDELISTVPLGKGRLEIVEDDHSYSKLKEADFKAWINEAKYKPSTLIVNVAKKLKNEQMNKKIKISTDTLSEASSFENDDIKEDDPLV; translated from the exons atgaaagaaagtataaagatattatacatacatgg GTTTCACGCTTTTGGAGAAAgcaagaagaaaaaattaattgaaaaagctgttggaaaaaaaaatttaatgataGCCGGTATAAACCAAAAGCGCAGCATTAGCTCGTTTTTAATATTCCTTTTGTTTGTAGTATGTGTTATGTTATTTAACATTTATGTTTCCTACCAATTCTCggatcttattttttttgtgacaACCATTATCTTATCG gttattataataatagttatatattttattgggTCCCATcttattctttattatattatgaaaaaatcaATAAAACAAGCAGAGCAAAAAGTACTAATGTATGATCCTGATGTTGTTGTTGGAATTTATTTTGGAGCTGTTGTAGCTATGAATCTTAATTATAGAAATGGGAAAAAGCCTCTG aTCCTTGTATCTCCCTCTGTTAAAACGTTTCAAAAATTTACACATAATCTAGAAACTGATTTATCTACATTTCCATATGTAATAATTGTCAATGGATCTAAGGATACCACAACACCCATGAGTGTTTGCGATGAATTAATATCTACAGTCCCCTTAGGGAAAGGGAGACTAGAAATTGTCGAGGATGATCATTCTTATTCAAAGTTGAAAGAAGCTGATTTTAA AGCGTGGATCAATGAAGCGAAATATAAACCTTCTACATTAATAGTTAATGtagcaaaaaaattaaaaaatgaacaaatgaacaaaaaaattaagataagCACGGATACCCTTAGTGAAGCCTCTTCGTTCGAAAATGACGATATTAAGGAAGATGACCCCTTGGTGTGA
- the PmUG01_03025300 gene encoding conserved Plasmodium protein, unknown function: MEAIKILYLHIYEDVKTNKIRKLLEDEYGKDNVISSKDKSKALDIFILIFIYVLCMCCIVFVFYILSRTTEYAYILILPGVLFTMTVFFIGSIIIYEVLYRRCLKKANKLFEKYKPNVIVAYQFGCILAMHLTGPRVPMLLISPVQENLFSKRIRNEVNISDFPYIIFVHSTTDRKRNLSKSLDLIESLDKRKYRVEIVNDDFGLELISNSDYKNWVDEVYAQTKGDLKRASKSGSTIDESLFANA, encoded by the exons ATGGAGGCAATAAAAATTCTGtatcttcatatatatgaagatgtgaaaacaaacaaaattcGAAAGTTGTTAGAAGATGAATATGGAAAAGACAACGTAATATCGTCTAAAGATAAGTCTAAGGCATTggatatattcattttaatttttatatatgttttgtgTATGTGTTGTAttgtttttgtattttacaTCTTAAGTAGAACAACtgaatatgcatacatattaaTACTTCCTGGTGTCCTTTTTACAATGactgtttttttcattggATCAATAATCATATATGAGGTGCTTTATCGTAGGTGTTTAAAAAAAGCTAATAAGTTGTTTGAGAAATATAAGCCTAATGTGATTGTTGCTTATCAGTTTGGGTGCATTTTAGCTATGCACCTGACAGGACCAAGAGTGCCCATG CTGCTAATATCGCCAGTTCaggaaaatttattttcaaaaagaaTACGAAATGAAGTAAACATATCTGATTTCCCttacataatatttgttCACTCAACTACGGACCGAAAAAGAAATTTGAGTAAATCTTTAGATTTAATTGAATCGTTAGATAAACGAAAGTATAGGGTTGAAATAGTAAATGATGACTTTGGCTTAGAATTAATAAGCAACTCGGATTACAAAAATTGGGTTGATGAAGTTTATGCTCAGACTAAAGGGGATTTAAAACGAGCATCAAAAAGTGGTAGTACCATTGACGAGTCTTTGTTCGCAAATGCATAG
- the PmUG01_03025400 gene encoding conserved Plasmodium protein, unknown function encodes MVEIRLKTQNSSCEFNLDFNEVKLPNDLNILKDLEKEVENSIYYLKRSNEEIKKYDPEGKDNDLFLALNENKFALSRKEERLKLIKSKIQNLECTKDNSSDIKNSLLSSNPLKRLNEESDTSELYENEHDKDEKNSTSEKDNIQADHLNVNKVSNPNRHQNKDFPNDKDYNSVTVQCTGGEEVQGAKTVVEESGIYL; translated from the coding sequence ATGGTTGAGATAAGATTAAAAACGCAGAACTCAAGTTGCGAGTTTAACTTAGACTTTAATGAGGTCAAACTGCCAAatgatttaaatattttaaaagatttaGAAAAAGAAGTGGAAAATTCTATTTATTATCTTAAAAGATCTAAtgaggaaataaaaaaatatgatccCGAAGGCAAGGATAACGATTTGTTCTTAgcattaaatgaaaataaatttgccTTGAgtagaaaagaagaaaggctcaagttaataaaaagcaaaatacaGAATTTAGAATGTACAAAAGATAATTCTAGTGATATAAAAAACAGTTTACTAAGTAGTAACCCtttaaaaagattaaatGAAGAATCAGATACATCTGAGCTTTACGAAAATGAGCATGACAAGGATGAGAAAAATAGTACTTCAGAGAAGGATAATATACAAGCAGATCATTTAAACGTTAACAAGGTAAGCAATCCAAATAGGCATCAAAATAAGGACTTCCCTAATGATAAGGATTATAACAGTGTAACAGTCCAGTGTACTGGGGGGGAAGAGGTGCAAGGGGCCAAAACTGTTGTAGAGGAAAGTGGTATATACTTGTAG
- the PmUG01_03025500 gene encoding conserved Plasmodium protein, unknown function, producing the protein MSGKVFGKLTEGVSPYIWRSNLYFLDTYKCYSSVLSCLSRRYHMTSKKMDKSIIDDKKDSYRYYNERIKKDITPLNLVKSLPSLNHYVNIVDMSKFAIKYILSYRFFFIYMARTTFQAVRPLMAFCVFGELMKLILATMTSGVFAFFFSFVLAFEVLYFFLQCYISYTFLTMFFDVMF; encoded by the exons ATGAGTGGAAAGGTTTTCGGAAAATTAACTGAAgg GGTTAGCCCATATATATGGAGGAGCAATCTTTACTTTTTGGATACCTACAAATGCTATTCATCT GTCTTAAGCTGCCTATCGAGGAGATATCATATGACATCCAAAAAAATGGACAAATCAATTATAGATGATAAAAAGGACTCTTACAGATATTACaatgaaagaataaaaaaggatataacACCCTTAAATTTAGTTAAAAGTTTACCATCCTTAAATCATTATGTCAACATTGTCGATATGTCCAAATTTGCCATCAAATATATTCTAAGCTatcgatttttttttatttacatggCCAGAACTACCTTTCAG gcTGTCCGACCGCTTATGGCCTTCTGCGTTTTCGGGGAACTCATGAAATTAATCCTTGCAACGATGACAAGTGGtgtttttgcttttttcttttccttcgTTTTAGCATTTGAAGtgttatacttttttttgcaaTGTTATATATCATACACTTTCTTAACAATGTTTTTCGATGTCATGTTTTAA